Proteins encoded by one window of Sciurus carolinensis chromosome 12, mSciCar1.2, whole genome shotgun sequence:
- the LOC124962407 gene encoding apolipoprotein R-like, whose product MHFMASDSSRWNRQPLNFYWSEATPTMRLVPGSGSLSLCLLGLLILLLCPPSLHGCSPPPRIAHGHYTYVSGYLSLTTVVQYECQEGYALVGAAEISCRFSGWSSPAPQCKALCLKPKTPNGKLSVEKDQYVSPEAVTIQCDPGYRMIGSPRISCSENRSWNPAVPKCEREAPEDRDIVLAGKNLLQCLPSPRDSKVALELHKLSLEIEKLERERDKERHI is encoded by the exons ATGCATTTCATGGCTTCAG ATAGTTCCAGGTGGAATCGGCAACCTTTGAACTTCTATTGGTCGGAAGCAACACCAACCATGAGGCTTGTGCcagggagtggttccctgtctctgTGCCTCCTGGGGCTTCTGATCTTGCTCCTTTGCCCACCCAGCCTGCACG GCTGCAGTCCCCCGCCTAGGATTGCACACGGGCACTATACATATGTCAGTGGCTATCTATCGCTCACCACCGTCGTGCAGTACGAGTGCCAGGAAGGATATGCTCTTGTTGGAGCAGCTGAAATCTCCTGCCGGTTTTCAGGATGGTCGTCTCCAGCTCCTCAGTGTAAAG CTCTGTGCCTAAAACCAAAGACACCCAATGGAAAGCTATCCGTTGAGAAGGATCAGTATGTCAGCCCTGAAGCTGTCACCATCCAGTGTGACCCCGGCTACAGGATGATTGGTTCCCCGCGTATCTCTTGCTCAGAAAACAGATCTTGGAACCCGGCTGTGCCCAAGTGTGAAAGG gaagCCCCTGAAGACCGTGATATAGTGCTGGCAGGCAAAAACCTCTTACAGTGTCTCCCAAGCCCAAGGGACTCAAAAGTAGCCCTGGAGTTACATAAACTGTCTCTGGAGATTGAAAAACTGGAGCGAGAGAGAGACAAGGAGAGACACATTTAA